A stretch of the Mycolicibacterium celeriflavum genome encodes the following:
- a CDS encoding GAF and ANTAR domain-containing protein encodes MAVYDAQPGRGQSAPETALSAAQRDADEAELYAGLTGVAGLVAGARGMTDLLGEVAEFAGRAIPGVDGAGIALKQPRDGAPCIEAWAATAEFVNEIDRVQYEQLQEGPCLTAMQSGRPTVSGSLGSDRRWPHFGGRVARMAVHSALSLPLLVGERVIGAINAYARARDAFGEHAVELGTQFAGPAAVSVYNGQLLAHARERTQQLQRALGSRAVIDQAIGIIRSRSGASAEQAFDRLTRLSQSENVKLHIVAERLVDEAVRRAQARHRP; translated from the coding sequence ATGGCTGTTTACGACGCCCAACCGGGTCGGGGGCAATCGGCGCCCGAAACCGCCCTGTCGGCCGCACAGCGCGACGCCGACGAGGCTGAGCTGTATGCCGGGCTGACGGGCGTCGCCGGCTTGGTGGCCGGTGCGCGAGGGATGACCGATCTGCTCGGGGAGGTGGCCGAGTTCGCGGGCCGCGCGATACCCGGCGTCGACGGCGCCGGCATCGCGTTGAAACAGCCCCGGGACGGCGCGCCGTGCATCGAGGCGTGGGCCGCGACGGCGGAGTTCGTCAACGAGATCGACCGCGTCCAGTACGAGCAGCTTCAAGAGGGACCGTGCCTGACCGCGATGCAGTCAGGGCGCCCGACCGTCAGCGGATCACTGGGCTCCGACCGCAGATGGCCGCATTTCGGCGGCCGGGTGGCGCGGATGGCGGTGCATTCGGCGCTGTCGCTACCACTACTGGTGGGCGAACGGGTGATCGGTGCGATCAACGCCTACGCCCGCGCTCGCGACGCCTTCGGTGAGCACGCCGTTGAATTGGGCACCCAATTCGCCGGGCCGGCCGCGGTGTCGGTGTACAACGGCCAGTTGCTCGCCCATGCCCGCGAACGCACGCAACAACTGCAGCGCGCGTTGGGCAGTCGCGCGGTGATCGACCAGGCGATCGGGATCATCCGCAGCCGCTCCGGCGCAAGCGCCGAGCAGGCGTTCGACCGGTTGACGCGGCTCAGCCAGAGCGAGAACGTCAAGCTGCACATCGTGGCCGAGCGGCTGGTGGATGAGGCGGTTCGTCGCGCTCAGGCCCGGCACCGTCCTTAA
- a CDS encoding GAF and ANTAR domain-containing protein: protein MTESPRETCVLEAVVALVDTVLEDFDVVDLLTELTEQCAVLLDVAAAGILLADPFDQLRLVAATSEQARELELFQLQADEGPCMDCYATAAPVSVADLRTATERWPRFVPAALAGGFASVHAVPMRAAGRVLGALGLFGTRPGELNEADLAAGQTLAHIACVALLQGRAPAPSTVVPQLRATLASRVVVEQAKGFLREKLDVSVEDAFALLRSYARANGEHLTEVARRLMTDRTARPALVASIAEFAGRTTR from the coding sequence GTGACTGAATCCCCTCGTGAAACCTGCGTGCTGGAAGCCGTGGTCGCCCTCGTCGACACCGTCCTCGAGGACTTCGACGTGGTCGACCTGCTGACCGAGCTCACCGAGCAGTGCGCCGTGCTGCTCGACGTGGCCGCTGCCGGCATTCTGCTGGCCGACCCGTTCGACCAGCTGCGCCTGGTGGCCGCGACCTCCGAGCAGGCCCGCGAGCTGGAGCTGTTCCAGCTGCAGGCCGACGAGGGCCCCTGCATGGACTGCTACGCCACCGCAGCGCCCGTCTCGGTCGCCGATCTGCGGACGGCCACCGAGCGCTGGCCCCGGTTCGTTCCCGCCGCGCTGGCGGGCGGCTTCGCCTCTGTGCACGCCGTTCCGATGCGTGCGGCCGGCCGCGTCCTGGGCGCGCTGGGTTTGTTCGGCACCCGGCCCGGCGAACTCAACGAAGCCGACCTGGCCGCCGGGCAGACCCTTGCCCACATCGCATGCGTGGCGCTGCTGCAGGGCCGCGCGCCCGCCCCGTCGACCGTGGTGCCGCAACTGCGCGCCACGCTGGCCAGCCGCGTCGTCGTCGAACAGGCGAAGGGTTTCCTGCGCGAAAAACTCGACGTGTCGGTCGAAGACGCATTCGCGCTGTTGCGCTCGTATGCACGCGCCAACGGCGAACATCTCACCGAGGTGGCCCGTCGGCTTATGACGGATCGAACCGCCCGCCCGGCTCTGGTGGCCTCGATCGCCGAATTCGCCGGGCGCACAACGCGTTAA
- a CDS encoding GAF and ANTAR domain-containing protein has translation MTIQQQLLAAVDGRRGTEAADRICDACVELFGVDAAAISLVFDGVNSGTLGSSGDSARRLDELQFILGEGPCLDSVTGRAPVLVHDLDDRDERRWPVYGPAMVDLEVRAVFAMPVVVAGEYVGALDLFRTQPGAIDRDGLAGAAIAAEMAGVPLLDLLDTDLRAAVDEPDSNAWAELHTLARAEVSQATGMLVAQLGVEPAEALVRLRAHAYSTGRSATDVARDILDRGLRLESD, from the coding sequence GTGACGATCCAGCAACAGCTGCTCGCCGCCGTCGACGGTCGGCGCGGGACAGAGGCCGCCGACCGGATCTGTGACGCGTGCGTGGAACTGTTCGGCGTGGACGCGGCGGCCATCTCGCTGGTTTTCGACGGCGTCAACAGCGGGACGCTGGGCTCGAGCGGCGATTCCGCCCGCCGGTTGGACGAGCTGCAGTTCATCCTCGGCGAGGGACCCTGCCTCGACAGCGTCACCGGGCGGGCGCCGGTTCTGGTGCACGACCTCGACGACCGCGACGAGCGCCGCTGGCCCGTCTACGGACCCGCCATGGTCGATCTCGAGGTCCGCGCCGTCTTCGCGATGCCGGTCGTCGTCGCCGGCGAATACGTCGGCGCCCTCGACCTGTTCCGCACTCAGCCCGGCGCGATCGACCGCGACGGACTCGCCGGCGCCGCCATCGCCGCCGAGATGGCCGGTGTGCCGCTGCTCGACCTGCTCGACACCGACCTTCGGGCCGCCGTCGACGAACCCGACAGCAACGCCTGGGCCGAACTGCACACGCTGGCCCGGGCCGAGGTCAGCCAGGCCACCGGCATGCTGGTCGCGCAGCTCGGGGTCGAGCCAGCCGAAGCCCTGGTCCGCCTGCGCGCCCACGCGTACTCGACCGGACGCAGCGCCACCGACGTGGCCCGCGACATCCTCGATCGCGGCCTGCGGCTGGAGTCGGATTGA
- a CDS encoding glycosyltransferase — translation MARFTSGLSRALSAQGVDVGVVGDAASPYASDEPLDRADVAIVQHDLRTTDDVVAILDGLSVPSIVIIRSVPKSPTAQERSDLEAIASSASRLVVMSDAACRRLHQDYDVDRQKIATIPHGATVPVAAHMKRPSRPTVLTWGWLAPGDGVERVIEVMASLKDVPGRPRYLIAGPTHPHTLAVEGETYREARMEQAHTSGVADSVSFDPRYYDGAMLATLLQQSSVVVLPYDCREKVTSGVLVESIAHGRPVVATAFPHASELLSSGAGAVVDHDDSAGLAATLRQIVTQPRLAGAMAAEARRMAPELAWSTVAGAYLRLAQRLLADEPVRA, via the coding sequence ATGGCGCGGTTCACCTCGGGGTTGTCCCGCGCGTTGAGCGCCCAGGGCGTCGACGTCGGCGTCGTCGGGGATGCTGCCAGCCCGTATGCGTCGGACGAGCCACTCGACCGGGCCGACGTCGCGATCGTGCAGCACGATCTGCGCACCACCGATGACGTGGTCGCCATCCTCGACGGGCTCTCCGTGCCATCGATCGTCATCATCCGCTCTGTTCCGAAATCGCCGACAGCGCAAGAACGCTCGGACCTCGAAGCAATAGCGTCATCGGCAAGCCGCCTCGTCGTCATGTCCGATGCCGCATGCCGGCGCCTGCATCAGGACTACGACGTAGACCGGCAGAAGATCGCCACGATTCCGCACGGCGCGACCGTTCCGGTGGCTGCCCACATGAAGCGCCCCAGCCGGCCCACCGTTCTGACCTGGGGTTGGCTGGCCCCTGGAGACGGTGTCGAGCGCGTCATCGAGGTGATGGCCTCGCTCAAGGACGTGCCCGGTCGGCCGAGGTATCTCATCGCCGGCCCGACCCATCCGCACACCCTCGCCGTCGAGGGCGAGACGTACCGGGAAGCCCGGATGGAACAGGCGCACACCAGCGGCGTCGCGGATTCCGTGTCGTTCGACCCGCGCTACTACGACGGCGCCATGCTGGCCACGCTCTTACAGCAGTCGTCGGTGGTCGTACTGCCGTACGACTGCAGAGAAAAGGTCACCTCCGGCGTCCTCGTCGAGTCCATCGCCCACGGCCGGCCCGTCGTCGCCACCGCGTTCCCGCACGCCAGCGAACTGCTCAGCAGCGGCGCCGGGGCGGTCGTCGACCACGACGACTCCGCCGGCCTGGCGGCAACTCTGCGTCAGATCGTCACCCAGCCACGGCTGGCCGGTGCGATGGCCGCCGAGGCCCGGCGAATGGCGCCGGAGTTGGCGTGGTCGACCGTCGCCGGCGCCTACCTTCGTCTCGCACAACGTCTGCTGGCCGACGAGCCGGTGCGGGCGTGA